The sequence below is a genomic window from Nicotiana tomentosiformis chromosome 6, ASM39032v3, whole genome shotgun sequence.
ATTTATTCTGCAAGATGCATCGATTTGATGATGCTATTGAGTGGTTTCGTGACATGATTCGGAGAGGACTAGTTCCTCAGTATCTTACATATCAGAGAATGTGCAATGATCTCAAAAAACAAGGAATGACTGAAAAGGTACAGAAACTTAGAGACATGATGGTTTCTACACCCCACTCTGAGAAGTTGCCCAACACATATATTGAAGATGGAGACTCTTCGCATACGAGAAGAAAATCCATCATTGAGAAAGCTGATAAAATGTCAGATATATTACAGACATGTAGAAATCCAAGACAGCTTGTCAAGCGTAGAACTCCCCTTGAGAACGCTGTGCTGAGTGCAAACCAGCTTATAGAAAATATTAGTAAACGAGTGGAATTGGTTTAGTCAACGTTGTGTTGTCCTATGATTATTCTGTAATAGATTCACAAGTCTCGGCCATGTACATACTCCAGCACAACCCTGTACGCTTTTATATCAAAAAAATATGTGATTTGTGAACTTATCAGAAAAATTGATTTGTAAACTTAGGTTTTATAAAGTTCAGAAGACAATGTATATGTGATGGATCTTTTGTCGTGCACGAACTTCACAATGCTAAGCCCTTCTCCGATACTTCTGAACGCTATATGGTCCGTCAAAGATAAAGGAGTTGCAAGCTAGCTCAATGTAGGATGCTGGATCATACTTTGAACTTAAACAGTAAATATGTGGTATGAAGAGTAACATAACTTGAAAATATGCACAAATGACACATGCACAATCCTTCTGTTTTTGGCTCGAATGACTCAAAGAAATTACATctaatttttcaaacaaagatcGATTTACCACTTCCTACTAATTTATTTCATAGTTCTTGCAAAATCCCTTTGCCGTATGGCTTCTTTTCCTATTATCCTATATATGCCATTGGAATTAGACAATGCTCTAAGTTGTGGCAGTAGCTGTCTGGAGTTGCATTGATCGTATTTCATTTTTGAATTTGCTGTCTTTAAGCTGTTAGTTTTAAACCTCCTTATTTAGTATAACTGTGAACCTTTCACGATCAGATGGAGTTTATTCCTGAAGGAATTCCGCATATATCCACCAGCAGGCTTCGCACATTGAAAAAATGACAGCGGAGATGCGTTAGTTCTCAGGATGTGCCAGATTAATAACATAATAATGCTTTGATCTTTCGGCAACTACAAAAGAATCAATGTCCAAATTTTAACATTTTGGTCAAGGATGCATTTTACTCCATTGGCTTACAAGGGAGTTCTGCACTGATTTCAATACGACAGGGGAGACAACTAGAAATACATGGAAATATGACAGTTGCAAAACCCGGAATAAATTAGTtcacaaataaaaataaactcaTCAGCCAGAATTTAGAGACCAATTTTGGGAATCACATCACATACAAAGATGGCGTACCATCAAGGGGTCAACCCCCTTGCTTCCTTTTCCTTGCATTCTTTCGATTTCATCTCAGCAGGAGTGAACAATGCAAAAAAGTCTAAATGAAAATCATAGCAAAATCTGCAAAGAACTTGTGAAATCTATCGCCGCCTCATTCCACGACCACGACCACCTCCACGCCCTCTACCACCCATAGCGCTTGCAGCAGCATCTCCTTGAGCACTCTCAGACTGCAATTTCAAAGGAAATAGGAATTACTTCTAGCATAGCAAGGACACATACAAGTGCGACGAACACATCCAACACAAGCAAAAAAAGAAAATCTGATGAGCAAGATAAAAACATAAAAGTAATCCACAAAACTCCACCTAAAACAACACAAAAATTGCATAGAGGCTCATTATCCACCAAGTTTCGAACCGTACGCCAACTTTCCCTCAAGGGTTTCTAAGTTATCAAAAAAAGTTGAGAGATGTAGGAGCACTCAAAAACACCTTTACACACTCCAGTCGCTTCTCATCTAGCTCAGACTGCAAGACAGAGTGACAGGACTGCTTTGACTTGGTCAGCTTAAGGCTAATGGCGCCATATAGAGTCTCTCCATCCACATCTTTCTGACACCTGCCGAGCCCTAAAATGCAAAGTACCAACTAACAACCTTGCCATTAAGGTTAGGCCGAAAGGATCTCAAGTCCTGCCCCCTCCAACGTTGGAAGTTGTGAATTTTGTTCTGATTCTTAAAGCAACTTAACCTTGAAGATTAAAAAAAGCAGAAAAAAGGGAGACTTGCAAAACCCAATATGCACTGTCTATTATGTCCATAGTGGTAGAGGTAAACAAACTGGGGAGAAAGTGGTTCCACAAAGTCGAAATTACCTTGGGATTCTTCACTGTCTCATCCACACTCAGAATGAGGCATGCTGCTTCGGTGGCTGCATTAATGGCATTTATCTGGACAAAGTAGAAATCATAAAGTATTTTTAAGAAATACAAGCATAACTTGGGGAAAAAACTGATCCtttagttttttaaaattttgaaaaagtaatTTTCATTTAAAAAACTGATGCTTTAGTACAAACAAGTGCCAAAAGATGAGTGGTTGATTAATAACAAGCTAAACTAAATTTATCCGCAAAAAACAGTGAATGTAACTAACCTTCACGACTGCTGGCTCCCAAACAAAGTTGGCAAATGCATCGGCAATGCCACCAGTATTGATGTCGACTCCATAAGGTGCACCCTCACCTGTCCAGCATAGTGCATTATCATTAAGGAGTatgttttttcctttcttttttggaCAAAATCATTACCATTGAGTACTCTAAGAAAAGAACCCCAAAATTTTACCAGAAGCCATTCCAGAATAAATTATCAACTCTCGTAACAATGGCTAGTACACTTGGAAACATAAAAGAATCTACCATTCCTACTAGTACTTTCTCAATAAGCTACTGTTATTATATATCCCCCAAAATATTGGTCGGCATACCAGATGGAAGAGCGTGTTTTTGTCTGAGCTTATTCAGCACATCAGTTGCATCAAAACCAGCATTATCACATAGCTGACGGGGAATAATCTGCATTATGCCAGAACTGAATTAATAACGTATCACAGAATTGAACACATGCTCTATAAGGAATAGGAGATacatttcaaaatgaaaaaattCCATAAAACCTCACAGTAAGCAATATCAAGAAATTGTCCCCAAAAAGAACACCACAGACTATCTCAAAGACCTACTAGCATCGGCAGCCCTAGCTAACTACGAATGATAATACAGACAAATATCTTACCACATAGGAGGAGCAATATCAATAGCTTAAAAGAGTTTTTACAGCAAGAAACGATAGGCTTCTTTTGGAATCAAACAAGAGAATTCTTTGGTAAAAAAATATCTGACCAACAAAGATTAACTCATTAAAAGCAGATCTATATAAAACCAATTATCAAATTAGACTAATGCAAGAAGGTCTAGGACACAACCAATGATCGAAGTAGACTAGCGTGACAACATACACCAAAGTAGAAGAAAGTGATTTTATGATAAAGGGAAAGCACTAATCATAAGACCTCCAAGAGAATAAAAGTGGCAAGGAAGGACAATACAATTAAAATCCCTCAAACTGCCTTTTACATCCACCGTGCACTGATTCAAAATTCCTGCAAGTCTTGGACCACAGAGAAAAGAAAAAGCACCTTTCACCATGCTGCATTGTCAGGGCTTCTGGCATTTACCAGACTGAAAATAAATCCTAGCATTTCTTTCTGAATGAAAAGACCACTAGCATCTATTTCTTATTATCGGAGTTCCTAGCATGTAACAGTCATCCTTGCATTTCTATGACTGAATAGACCACTAGCATTTATTTCTACATTTTTTTTGTGTTATCAGTGGTGCATCTATTTCTCCTGTTCTCCAGGATAACTTGACAAAGCTAGCAATTGATGTTGGAACCTTATCACAAAAGTAAAGTATATAGAGAGCGAAAATTCAAGACATTGGAAATACATTCAAATAGCACATACAAATTCCAGACGTGACACAACATCAGCATACATTTAGCTAATTCTAGGAAAAATAGAACATAACATCTCTGTCAAAGCGAAATGAAAGAAGAATCCCTACCTCAAGAGCTTTTGCATAAGAGTTTATAAAGAGCTGAGATTTTCCTTGAATTGTTCGAGCATGGTGCCTCAAGAAACGGCTTATTTCCATCTGCATACAAGGGTTTTCTCAATCAATAAGGTATAATTATTATCACAATGAAATCTTTCCGGGAGGTTATAGAACGCTCTTACATCTATAGCACCACCTCCGGGAACGACTGTAGAGTTTTTCAAAGCCCTTCTAACAATCATAATAGCATCATGCAAGCTTCTCTCGGATTCCTCTATGAACTACAGATCATTGAAAAGAAAATTAGGAGCAAGGAATGAAATAATAGTTGTATGCATAACTGAAGTGATCAAAAACCTGATCTGCTCCACCACGAAGGACAATAGTGGCGGTCTTGCCCGAGGGACATCCACTGAATATATTGAATCTCTCATTGCCAACTTGCTTCTCCTCAAAAAGCTCACAAGAGCCAAGAACCTAGATAATAATCCAATTGGTTAAAGTAAAAGTTATTGTCCAAAATCTAATATAATTCAACCATGTTATGGGAGGTGTCTACAATTGTCCCAGTAAGATTATAGGTAACAGGTACAAGGGCAAAACCTCATCAATGACATTGTTCACAGTTGTCTGTACTGTTCCCCCAGTGGCAGCTGCTACCCGCTGCAGATCCTCTTCAGCGACACGACCAGCACAAAATATATCCCGATCTGCAAAATACTGGGCACATAAAAGACAAAGAATATTAGTCATAATCTTCACGATAATCTCCTATAGCCGAAATAAGCGTCAGTAAGATGGTTCTGGCAAAAATGTAGAAAATGTAGCCTTAATCAGATGATGGCGGTAACCAAAAGTACATTTAACTCTTTCTTTACATCTCTTTGCAGCAACCAGCAAGAAAACAAGCCATGTCAAAAAATTGAAGTTCAGCAATTAAGCATCAAGGAAAACTCTCTTTTTCTGATCAAAACTTCAACAGTTTATAAGAATTTTAGAATTTTATCAATTAAACGGAAAGCACCAGATGGAGAAACTATAGTTTCTACTTTCCTTCACGGAAACACTGTCAATTTCTAGATAATTTGGCTTGTTGTCAAATTACTGACACCTCCCTCTCCAGCCAAAATTAAGAGGTGAGGGAGGCACAATGAGTCAagagaaaaaaaggaagaaaagaagatGGTGAGGGAGGCACATACTCAATCTTTGTTCATTAAGCATATCTGCATTTTCCAACATCTTTGATATTACGGAATAAAGTAATAAACTACCATGACTCAACAAAAATCGGCATGACTATATCTCTCCAAAGATCAGGCTGCAACATTTATTGCATTTACTTACTATCTCTCTAAATTTTACTTACTGTCTCTCTAAATTCTAGCTCTCTGAAGAATCCATGTGAAGATAAGATCATTAATTAAAGCAATGGACTGTAAGGCAAGTTTGTATCCAACCTGTGTGGCCAGATCCCCAATAGCAAGTCGAGACAACACAACTTTGGCCCCACTCTTTACACATTTATCCAACTTGTCATAAATGATATTCCACTCTGCATCAACAATAGACTGATATTGCGCTGGATCTGAAAGCCTATACAGAAGATGATTAGGTGGAGTAAGCACATACAGAACAGTGGAACTTatgaaagaaaatattaaatTGGAGAAATTACACATTTCTCAAACAAAATCAGAAGTACGTCTGAAACATACTACCTTATCTCTGCATTTTCCTTTTCTGATTTTAGCTCTAACTCTATGTTCAGTAAAAGTATCTTGGGGTCCACAAACTTCTTTGGCTGCTGTTCAAAACCAGCATAGGAGAATGTCTTCTTAAAGGCAACACCATTTACAAGGAAAGAATCCCGCATATTACCTCCAGGCACCTACACATCAACAAAATGGAGAAAAGGAAAAGGTCAGAAAAATATTAAATGAGATTGTAGAGTCAATATTAAAATTTTCTGTAGTCTCTAATTAAGTTGTAATGCAACAGCATATATGCTCTTCATTTGCTCAGAGGTCTATTTCAATTTACTCAAAAGAATAAATCATCACCTTTTTCTTCCACACCCTAGCACATATCAAAGCTAAAGAATAAAGATATTAGCAAAAGCAGCGCAACATAGGACAACATTGTCGAACATTTTTCTACTTTCTTTTTTATTGGTGAACCTTTTTTTTCCTTGATAAATAAGTTAGATTCAATGATATTCTCTAATTTAATGCTCCAATTATCCACTAAAGCAATCTGGGCTACAACCATACGTCTAGCATATTGCAAATCTTTCGTTCTTTTCCCATAGCAGAAGTGAAAAGTGTGTAAAACGCTAACTTTATTGCGGGATTTAAGCGAAAAGTGAAATTAAAGTATGAGCTTTAATGAATAGAGGCACTAATGAAGAAAGATAACATTTATATGTAATGCAAGAGAAATAACTACAACACAAAAAAACAACTATAATTAAGTGAAATATATGAAGTGAAAACCATGTCAATCAAGTtaaaaaacaattttaaattttggATCTCGCTGAAAgatgtttttttctttttagagGTTGTTTTCTCATCAAAAAATTTGATTTGCTAACCCTAATCACTAAATATTTGTTCACGACATTCTTAAACAATTAATGTAATCAGTTTACCAACAATATATAATGTCTAGTACTACCATCTTAAAGACTGAGCTCATGAGCGATGAGGTGCGCGCCTTAAATACCTCAGTGCCTAAAGTAAAGTGCCACCTAAGCGAGGTGAAGTGCATGGTTTTGGTTTTAACTTAGTTTCAGCACTTAAGCGCGCCTCAATCGAGCCTCTAATAAGACTGTTTTTCCTTCTCTACTAGATTTCCTTTATTTTCAGGGAGACTGAAGGGGATGTGAGCTCTCCCTTTATAGCAATGTTTAGCTGTAACAACTCAACTTAGGTTTGCCAATGTTTTAACAACTTTATTACTACAGAGAGCAGCCAAAAGGGGTAACTAGCCCATTGCACATTTTTATCAACAAGTTAAATGGAGTAAACAATTAAGCTTGTAAGCCCTCTGGCTTGGGAGGAAAAAAGAGGGGAAGATAAGGGAAGACACAGGACCCTAAATCTTGGCCTAACAACTCAAAGGGGGCTCAGAGCGTAAAACTTTTAACAGAAATCTTATTAGTCTCTTTATCTGATGAAAATTTGATAACCTGTTACAGAAAGTATGAAAACCTAAAAGAGCAGGGAAACAGTACTTTAAAAAGAAAAGGAGCTGCACCAAAATATTTCTATAAATTCATAGCTTATAGATTAAACAAGTCATGAACAATATTACAACATTCAGATGGATACTCAGATCAATATAAGCTCTAAAATGATCTCTGAACTCTGATACTTTATGGAAGTACCAGTTAACTCTTTGACCCAAAAAAAAGAACCAACAAGCCACCGTCACAAAGTCAGAAAGCAATCAAAGccttataaaagaaaaaaaatcagttGCAAGATTGTATACCTTCTTAATTCCAATCATGTTCAGCCTATCATCATTTCCGATTGCAAGAACGGCATCCACAACCATGGGTGCAAAGAATTCCTTTTCCCCTCCAATAAGCTTCGACGACAGAGTCGTAGCAGCACACTTCGCAAGCAGACTTTTCTTTTCTTCCAAACTTTTTCCCTCAATGCTAACAGCCAATTCTTTTACCTTCTCTATTGCCTATATAATCAATATCAAATTACTCAATGAACTATGATGACTAAACCATCTGGGACAGTGAACACTGAACAGAGCAAAAGCGGAAAGACGGAGAGGAATGAGCAAACAGGAGGAAAAATCTACCATATTAGAAGCGGTTCGATAACTGCGAATAAGATTTTGAGGGTGGACACCCTCTTCAATAAAAGGCTTGGCTTCCTTCAAAAATTCTCCTGCAAGCAGAACTACTGTACTGGTTCCATCACCAACCTGCAGACATCAAGGCACTAGAAATGAAGAAGGGGTGGAGGGGATCCGTATATGTTGTTCAGGTCAATTCAAAAATACAGAAATAACTCGAACTAAACATTCATGCAACAATAAAACAATCTTATAACACAGCTTACTATGGATTCCATTCAGTCAAAAGACCAAATCAACAAGTTGTGGATTTACATAACATATAATCAATTGCAATACTATATCTTCAAGTGTTAGTTTACTGTCCTATTCTCCAAATTTTTACAAGACCTGAAACATTTGTGGACAAGCTGCAGGTTATTCGACTGGATCAAACAAAGAGCAATGTGGTTATAAGATATTCCCCTCGATCTTAGCAAAAAGGCCAAGAGATATGATCGCCACAGTTATAAAAAGATGAGTTTATAACATTTACTGCTCTCTAAGCTTCTTTAAGCTAAAAGCTACTTTGATTGTGAGGTTAGGACAAGGAAGCCTAGGTGAACTTCGTAATATTTTTCTACCATCTCTTCACCTTTCTTCCCTCTTGTTATAATGCATTTTTTGTCATTTCCAGAGCAGCTTCCTTTTCTTTATGACATTTCGACCTATAGTTGCTTGGAAGCCAATGCCCAACAAAATCCCATATAAAGCAcactattttctttcttttatccCTTTCTTTTATCTCTTTCTTTTTCCCCTTATACTTGTTAATACTCTAAAACTGTAAAAATGAAATGCTTCTGTCCTCCTCTGACATTGAGTGTGATCAGTTGGCCAGATAATGATACAACGAAGCTGCTTTTTTTACATTTCATGTATTATCAGCAAAAGAAGTGCTTGTACCCACTAAGATGAAACAACATAATAACAACACAGATGATATCATATGCCATGTAAGACATGTCCACTATCCCACTACTTTCATGTGAACCCGTACTCGCAAACTTTTCAATTCAAACCCCCCAAAAAATGACTTACTACACTGATGCCCACCTGCTTTCATATCCATCTAAATTGACAATTTAGATGTCAAACCAACAGTAAGTTTCCATATGTCCGTGTGAGTCTAAAGTTGCAATCAGCCAAACTAGGTGAAATACTTTTGTCACCGACTCACCAGGCCCCAAGACTATCCAATGGGCTGCCACATGTTTCCTAGCAAAACAATTTTGAAGTGAGAGCTCTGGTATAAGGGAGAATGACTTGATTGCCTGTTTTGAAGAATTCCTTTGAATGTCGAGTTCCTACATCAAATGACCTTAAATAACCACAATATGGACCTATTTTCAGACCCACCTTTCTTTATTACCTTGACAGAAGAACCAGCTGACACAATTAAAGAAGACCAGTCTACTGCATCTTATTCAAAGTGGCTCAAAACATAAGATCAGGTCCGcaacagtgttatcaaaggcgaaaagcgcaaaaaagctctaaggtctattggggctttaagcgcaaagcacaaataaagtgtgggctttaatgaaaaaaggcgcaactagagaaaaagtaaaaatatgtatatgtaatccaagaccaataattataagtacatataacaaatatatggacaaagaaattgaaaaaattaCGACAAAGTGATATTGCTTAGTGTCGTTTTTTCAGGATCACGCAAagaaaagtatgccttagagccttgatgcgaCACAAAAGCGCCCgcaaagcgaggcgaagcgctcaacatgttttgagcctcggttcagggcttaagcgcgctttaagcgcgcctttgacaacactggtcCGCAATTCCTAAAATTTGCTTCCAAGGAAAATCCACATTATCTAAAGAAAAGAATTGCTAATAGATTTTCTAGAACTTAACTAACCattcactttctttctttttttcggGGTGATATGTACTTAACAAACATCCTTCGCAGCTTACCATATTCCAATTCTCCGGCTCAAAATTCttttaccaactttatcttctaaAAGAGTATGTATTCAGGATGACGACCATAAAACTAACTGCCACACACACATTGTCCAGTATAATCATCAAATTTCCCAAGCTCATAAGTTCTACACTGCACATACAGTCCAACTTATGAGCCACGTCTTATGTACATTTGAAGTAAAAGCACTGCAATCAACTTTGAATTTCAGAACTACACTATTCAACTGATGTTATAATAGCGACAAATAGCATGAATGCTGAGGCAGCAAAATTACAATTTACAGCATACCTCAGAGTCTTGGGACTTGGCGATGTCAACAAGTATTTTTGCAGCAGGGTGTATTATGTCTAGAAGCTTCATTATAGTGGCACCATCATTCGAAATAGTCGTGTTTCCCTTCTCGTCGTGGATCAGCTTGTCCATACCCCTAGGACCAAGGGTGGTACGCACCACATCAGCCACAGCCATACAAGCATTTATGTTGCTCACCAACTGTGCCTTCCCTTGGGACGTATCAGTCCCTTCCTTCAGCAATATGATCTGAGGTTGCTGTTATTTCAAAAGCCACAACACCAGATCAGAAAAAGATTTAGAAGAAAAAAGGGAACAATAATAAACGAAAAAATACACC
It includes:
- the LOC104096700 gene encoding T-complex protein 1 subunit eta, translated to MASMMQPQIILLKEGTDTSQGKAQLVSNINACMAVADVVRTTLGPRGMDKLIHDEKGNTTISNDGATIMKLLDIIHPAAKILVDIAKSQDSEVGDGTSTVVLLAGEFLKEAKPFIEEGVHPQNLIRSYRTASNMAIEKVKELAVSIEGKSLEEKKSLLAKCAATTLSSKLIGGEKEFFAPMVVDAVLAIGNDDRLNMIGIKKVPGGNMRDSFLVNGVAFKKTFSYAGFEQQPKKFVDPKILLLNIELELKSEKENAEIRLSDPAQYQSIVDAEWNIIYDKLDKCVKSGAKVVLSRLAIGDLATQYFADRDIFCAGRVAEEDLQRVAAATGGTVQTTVNNVIDEVLGSCELFEEKQVGNERFNIFSGCPSGKTATIVLRGGADQFIEESERSLHDAIMIVRRALKNSTVVPGGGAIDMEISRFLRHHARTIQGKSQLFINSYAKALEIIPRQLCDNAGFDATDVLNKLRQKHALPSGEGAPYGVDINTGGIADAFANFVWEPAVVKINAINAATEAACLILSVDETVKNPKSESAQGDAAASAMGGRGRGGGRGRGMRRR